Proteins co-encoded in one Paracoccus aestuarii genomic window:
- a CDS encoding heavy metal translocating P-type ATPase, which yields MTAILHQPRLGACPACDAAPDRIILSLPDAHCALCITQVEEALSALPGVRSARVNLTLRRVTVDAPGLSPDALIACLARAGHPAHELDPDALASTTADRAGRDLLMRIGVSGFAMMNIMVLSVAVWSGADAATRDLFHWVSAAIALPTVAFAGTPFFASAWRSLRAGRLGMDVPISLALILASAISLFETAHSGHHAYFDAAVMLCFFLLIGRYLDHRTRAIARSAAAELTALEVPRATLLSGVVERVVPVAELRAGDMIRLRPGNRVPADGIVTDGRSEIDRSLLTGETLPVPTAPGMALSAGEVNLTGPLILRVTAAGPDSSLARLTALVEAAETARGRYTSLAERAAKGYSPAVHALAAASFAGWFWATGDMRVAVNIAAAVLIITCPCALGLAVPAVVTAASGRLFRRGLLIKDGTALERLAQTDTVVFDKTGTLTMGMPRLVDADAVPPALRPVALALAKGSAHPLARALASALEGTVPAALTDLREHPGLGIEGTTPDGPARLGRAEWLGCPEDPGAGLQTWLSVPGHAPLRLDFQDRLRPGAGECVSRLRLQGMRVILLSGDRAAPVADLAGQLGIAEWHAGIDPAGKEAMIAALSDAGARVLMVGDGLNDTAALARAHASISPASALDAARVASDMVLTGQDLTPVAQALRVARQSTRRIRENFAISFGYNVVAVPVALIGLATPLLAALAMSISSVTVTLNALRLDRGDR from the coding sequence GTGACCGCGATCCTGCATCAGCCGCGGCTTGGGGCCTGCCCGGCCTGCGACGCCGCCCCCGACCGCATCATCCTGTCGCTGCCCGACGCGCATTGCGCCCTGTGCATCACCCAGGTCGAGGAGGCGCTGAGCGCGCTGCCGGGCGTACGATCGGCCCGGGTGAACCTGACGCTGCGCCGGGTCACGGTCGATGCGCCGGGCCTGTCGCCCGATGCGCTGATCGCTTGCCTCGCCCGCGCGGGCCATCCTGCGCATGAACTGGACCCCGACGCCTTGGCCAGCACCACCGCCGACCGGGCGGGGCGCGACCTGCTGATGCGGATCGGCGTGTCGGGCTTTGCGATGATGAACATCATGGTTCTGTCCGTCGCCGTCTGGTCGGGGGCGGATGCGGCCACGCGCGACCTGTTCCACTGGGTCAGCGCGGCCATCGCCCTGCCGACCGTGGCCTTTGCGGGCACGCCCTTTTTCGCCAGCGCCTGGCGGTCGCTGCGGGCCGGGCGGCTCGGGATGGATGTGCCGATCTCGCTGGCGCTGATCCTGGCCAGCGCCATCAGCCTGTTCGAGACCGCCCATTCCGGCCATCACGCCTATTTCGACGCGGCGGTGATGCTGTGCTTCTTTCTGCTGATCGGGCGCTATCTGGACCATCGCACCCGCGCAATCGCCCGGTCCGCCGCGGCTGAGCTGACCGCGCTGGAGGTGCCGCGCGCCACGCTGCTGTCGGGGGTGGTCGAACGGGTCGTGCCGGTGGCCGAGCTGCGCGCGGGCGACATGATCCGCCTGCGCCCGGGCAACCGTGTGCCGGCCGACGGCATCGTGACCGACGGCCGGTCCGAGATCGACCGGTCCCTGCTGACGGGCGAGACGCTGCCCGTGCCCACGGCCCCGGGCATGGCCCTGTCGGCGGGCGAGGTGAACCTGACCGGCCCCCTGATCCTGCGCGTGACGGCGGCGGGCCCCGACAGCTCGCTGGCGCGGCTGACCGCCCTGGTCGAGGCGGCCGAGACCGCGCGCGGGCGCTATACCTCGCTGGCCGAACGCGCGGCTAAGGGCTATTCGCCCGCGGTCCATGCCTTGGCGGCGGCCAGCTTCGCGGGCTGGTTCTGGGCCACGGGCGACATGCGCGTGGCGGTGAACATCGCGGCGGCGGTGCTGATCATCACCTGTCCCTGCGCCCTGGGGCTGGCGGTGCCCGCGGTCGTCACCGCGGCATCGGGGCGGCTGTTCCGGCGCGGGCTGCTGATCAAGGACGGCACCGCGCTGGAACGTCTGGCCCAGACCGACACGGTGGTCTTCGACAAGACCGGCACGCTGACCATGGGCATGCCGCGCCTGGTCGATGCCGATGCGGTGCCGCCCGCGCTGCGGCCCGTGGCGCTGGCCTTGGCCAAGGGATCGGCCCATCCGCTGGCCCGCGCCTTGGCATCGGCGCTGGAGGGGACCGTCCCCGCCGCCCTGACCGATCTGCGCGAGCATCCGGGCCTGGGGATCGAGGGCACCACCCCGGACGGGCCCGCGCGCCTTGGCCGTGCCGAATGGCTGGGCTGCCCCGAGGATCCGGGTGCGGGCCTGCAGACCTGGCTTTCGGTGCCGGGGCATGCGCCCCTGCGGCTGGATTTCCAGGACCGGCTGCGGCCGGGCGCGGGGGAATGCGTGTCGCGGCTGCGGCTGCAGGGGATGCGGGTGATCCTGCTGTCGGGCGACCGCGCCGCGCCGGTGGCGGATCTGGCGGGCCAGCTGGGCATCGCGGAATGGCATGCGGGCATCGACCCCGCCGGCAAGGAGGCGATGATCGCCGCCCTGTCGGATGCGGGCGCGCGGGTCCTGATGGTGGGCGACGGGCTGAACGACACGGCGGCGCTGGCGCGGGCCCATGCCTCGATCTCGCCCGCCAGCGCGCTGGATGCGGCGCGGGTGGCCAGCGACATGGTGCTGACGGGCCAGGACCTGACCCCCGTGGCCCAGGCCCTGCGCGTCGCGCGCCAGTCCACCCGCCGCATCCGCGAGAATTTCGCGATCTCCTTCGGCTATAACGTGGTGGCGGTGCCGGTGGCGCTGATCGGGCTGGCGACGCCCCTGCTGGCGGCGCTGGCCATGTCGATCAGCTCGGTCACGGTGACGTTGAACGCGCTGCGGCTGGACCGGGGGGATCGCTGA
- the ccoS gene encoding cbb3-type cytochrome oxidase assembly protein CcoS, producing MDILAILIPVSLGLGAVGLGAFLWALRHRQFDDPNGDGQRVLSDRWDDRPPPD from the coding sequence ATGGACATCCTGGCGATCCTGATACCGGTCTCGCTCGGGCTGGGGGCGGTGGGGCTGGGGGCGTTCCTCTGGGCGCTGCGCCACCGCCAGTTCGACGATCCGAACGGCGACGGCCAGCGCGTGCTGTCCGACCGGTGGGACGACCGCCCCCCGCCGGATTAG